From the Quercus lobata isolate SW786 chromosome 6, ValleyOak3.0 Primary Assembly, whole genome shotgun sequence genome, one window contains:
- the LOC115950755 gene encoding CASP-like protein 1E2, translating into MESQNKVSMGGMDGLESREKEMKMANQRTAKSRELLVRLLAFVLTFVAAILLGVNKQTKVVPVQLTPTLPPINVPVTAKWHYLSAFVYFVATNVIACSYAALSILLLFTSKGENNILPKMIIILDTLMVALVFSGNGAATAIALMGYKGNSHVQWKEVCSVFGKFCDQGAVAIGLSQLGALVFLLLGLMSALSSNKRSSNF; encoded by the exons ATGGAGAGCCAGAACAAGGTCAGTATGGGTGGTATGGATGGGTTGGAGAGTAGAGAGAAGGAAATGAAGATGGCAAATCAAAGAACAGCCAAGAGTCGTGAATTACTTGTACGGCTTTTGGCTTTTGTTCTAACTTTTGTTGCTGCTATACTTTTGGGGGTAAACAAGCAGACCAAGGTTGTCCCAGTTCAGCTCACCCCAACCCTGCCACCTATCAATGTTCCTGTTACTGCTAAGTGGCATTACTTGTCTGCCTTTGT GTATTTTGTGGCAACAAATGTCATAGCATGTTCATATGCAGCCCTCTCTATACTCCTCCTATTCACAAGCAAAGGTGAAAACAACATATTACCCAAGATGATTATCATCCTGGATACACTAATGGTTGCATTAGTCTTCTCCGGCAATGGAGCCGCCACCGCCATTGCCTTAATGGGCTACAAAGGGAATTCTCATGTGCAGTGGAAAGAAGTTTGTAGTgtgtttggaaaattttgtgacCAAGGTGCAGTTGCTATTGGCCTTTCTCAGCTTGGAGCACTAGTATTTCTGTTGCTAGGTCTCATGTCTGCTCTCAGCTCCAACAAAAGGtcatctaatttttag
- the LOC115949753 gene encoding uncharacterized protein LOC115949753, with protein MESESQEKEEEISNFLFDIMKDYSDSVIPPLSQISTLHEPEIVCVEKGSSSRKRGRPPKGTARSESVQKERDRRVKMSQNYNYLQLNVPDLFPKATREKIVSETAKYIILLEEKKRQLEKLKESSKSMAPIRGTVPNSNFSDNVIVSSNVTFFGIQTLMKQGLLTKIFMVFHKHQAEVLAANVAVNHGQVMVTITACVNGNGGNTVEKIKKEILIL; from the exons ATGGAAAGTGAAAGCcaagaaaaagaggaggagATAAGTAATTTTCTATTTGATATCATGAAGGACTACAGTGACTCTGTGATACCACCACTGTCACAAATATCAACTTTGCATGAGCCTGAAATTGTGTGTGTTGAAAAGGGTTCGAGCTCAAGAAAGCGTGGGAGGCCACCAAAAGGCACGGCTAGAAGTGAGAGTGtccagaaagagagagataggaGGGTAAAGATGAGTCAGAATTATAATTATCTTCAGTTAAATGTCCCTGATCTCTTTCCCAAG GCTACAAGGGAGAAGATAGTTTCTGAAACTGCGAAGTATATAATTCTtcttgaagaaaagaaaaggcagtTGGAGAAGCTTAAGGaatcatcaaaatcaatggCACCAATTAGAGGGACAGTTCCTAACTCGAATTTCTCTGACAATGTCATCGTCTCTAGCAATGTCACATTTTTTGGGATTCAAACGTTGATGAAACAAGGCCTATTGACAAAGATTTTCATGGTGTTTCATAAGCACCAAGCAGAAGTCTTGGCGGCAAATGTTGCAGTTAATCATGGGCAAGTAATGGTTACAATTACAGCGTGTGTTAATGGCAATGGAGGCAATACCGTTGAGAAGATTAAGAAGgagattttgattttatag
- the LOC115950659 gene encoding uncharacterized protein LOC115950659, with translation MQVVSQARRLSRAFKSPILLNSDRFFAPDFRFLESPLTSLQCPNHHSFSSLTPCFSGMIQSNHLQVAQQPMYLMMSRASFASEASTTERNPTEAVKELYDKMLDSVAVKRTMPPNAWLWSLLENCKNHDDIKLLFDILENLRRFRLSNLRIHDNFNCNLCREIAKTCARVGALDYGKKALWKHNVYGLTPSIGSAHHLLLYAKNHNDAKLMVEIMKLLKRNDLPLQPGTADIVFSICYNTDNWELMSKYSKRFVKAGVKLRQTAFDVWMEFAAKIGDTETLWKIEKLRSESMKQHSLVTGFSCAKGFLLEHKPEDAAGIIQVLNQTLSDAKKSGIMAELQKLVNEWPLEVIKRQKEADRKALATSLKSDIPAMVSGLLDMGLEVSVNVEDLTSKEGILY, from the exons ATGCAAGTGGTTTCGCAAGCTCGCAGACTCTCTAGGGCTTTCAAATCTCCGATTCTTCTCAACTCGGACCGATTCTTCGCTCCCGATTTCCGATTCCTTGAATCTCCTCTCACTTCTCTTCAATGTCCAAACCACCACAGCTTCTCCTCTCTAACCCCCTGCTTTTCAG GGATGATTCAAAGCAATCATTTGCAAGTGGCACAACAGCCGATGTATTTGATGATGTCAAGGGCATCTTTTGCTTCAGAGGCGAGTACAACCGAAAGAAATCCCACAG AGGCTGTGAAGGAGCTTTATGACAAAATGCTTGATTCTGTGGCTGTTAAAAGAACGATGCCCCCTAATGCTTGGTTGTGGTCGTTGcttgaaaattgtaaaaaccatgaCGACATTAAACTTCTATTTGACATTTTAGAGAACCTCCGAAgattt AGACTTTCAAATCTTCGTATCCATGACAATTTTAATTGCAATCTGTGCCGAGAAATTGCTAAGACATGTGCTCGTGTAGGGGCCCTTGACTATG GGAAGAAGGCCTTGTGGAAGCATAATGTGTATGGCTTGACTCCTAGTATTGGATCTGCCCACCATTTACTG TTATATGCTAAAAATCACAACGATGCTAAACTCATGGTAGAAATAATGAAACTTCTGAAGAGGAATGACTTACCACTGCAACCTGGTACAGCAGATATTGTTTTCAG CATTTGTTACAACACGGATAATTGGGAGTTGATGTCCAAGTACTCAAAAAGGTTTGTCAAGGCTGGAGTAAAATTACGACAAACTGCATTTGATGTATGGATGGAATTTGCTGCGAAAATAG GGGATACTGAGACACTATGGAAAATAGAGAAGTTGAGATCCGAGTCAATGAAGCAGCACTCTCTTGTGACTGGTTTTTCATGCGCTAAG GGTTTCCTATTAGAACATAAGCCTGAGGATGCTGCTGGCATCATTCAAGTCCTAAATCAG ACTTTATCTGACGCAAAGAAGTCAGGCATCATGGCTGAACTCCAAAAGCTGGTAAACGAGTGGCCTTTGGAGGTTATCAAACGCCAAAAAGAAGCAGATAGGAAG GCATTAGCTACATCTTTGAAATCAGATATTCCTGCTATGGTTAGTGGTCTATTAGACATGGGCTTAGAGGTGAGTGTCAATGTTGAAGACCTAACCAGTAAAGAAGGTATTCTGTATTGA
- the LOC115950938 gene encoding E3 ubiquitin-protein ligase MIEL1, with product MEGSANERLSFGKMGYGCKHYRRRCMIRAPCCNEIYDCRHCHNEATNMLGNPVDRHELVRYDVKQVVCSVCDTEQPVAKVCTNCGVNMGEYFCEVCKFYDDDTEKAQFHCDDCGICRVGGRENFFHCKKCGSCYSVSLRDNHLCVENSMRHHCPICYEYLFDSLKDTIVMKCGHTMHCECYGEMVKRDKFCCPICSKSVIDMSRIWKRIDEEIEATAMPEDYRHKKVWILCNDCNDTTEVYFHIIGQKCSHCESYNTRTISPPVLPQ from the exons ATGGAAGGCTCAGCAAATGAACGTCTTAGTTTTGGGAAGATGGGCTACGG GTGCAAGCATTATAGAAGGAGGTGCATGATTAGAGCTCCTTGTTGCAACGAGATCTACGATTGTCGCCATTGTCACAATGAGGCCACG AACATGTTGGGGAACCCAGTTGATCGGCATGAACTCGTTAGATACGATGTTAAACAA GTTGTTTGTTCAGTTTGTGACACAGAGCAGCCG GTTGCTAAAGTTTGTACCAACTGTGGTGTAAATATGGGGGAATATTTTTGCGAAGTCTGCAAATTCTATGATGATGAT ACTGAGAAAGCGCAGTTTCATTGTGATGATTGTGGGATATGCAG AGTTGGTGGTCGCGAGAACTTCTTTCATTGCAAAAAGTGTG GGTCTTGCTATTCGGTTAGTCTGCGTGATAACCATTTGTGTGTGGAGAACTCCATGCGGCACCATTGTCCAATATGCTATGAG TATCTTTTTGACTCACTTAAGGACACAATTGTAATGAAATGTGGGCACACAATGCATTGTGAATGTTATGGAGAGATGGTAAAGCGTGACAA ATTCTGCTGTCCCATATGCTCAAAGTCAGTAATAGACATGTCTAGAATCTGGAAGAGAATAGATGAGGAG ATAGAAGCAACTGCCATGCCTGAGGATTACCGTCACAAGAAG GTCTGGATACTGTGTAATGATTGCAATGATACAACTGAAGTTTACTTTCACATAATTGGGCAGAAATGCAGCCATTGCGAGTCATATAATACCCGTACAATTTCCCCTCCAGTTCTTCCTCAATGA